From the Acaryochloris thomasi RCC1774 genome, one window contains:
- a CDS encoding DsbA family protein, with the protein MISDPSRSIGKQALRSLSKHPAFAVVVFSRAISDDGRSNTPNPDGNIDMPLQETMPTIKDVDHTRGSLSAALLMMTYGDYQCPQSGKAHQAVERLRHVLGNQLCFIFRHFPRPEIHAQSQKAAAIAEAAGSQGKFWEMHDKLFENQQALDDASLVAYADELGLNICQFLQEIGGHAHHSQIQANVESGQQQGVQETPTVFINIRQKGAVNIEPFIQQFLDVIDQSGDCTSVIRASAVDRS; encoded by the coding sequence GTGATTAGCGACCCTAGCCGATCGATAGGGAAACAAGCCTTGCGATCGCTCAGCAAACATCCTGCGTTTGCGGTAGTCGTGTTTTCTAGAGCTATCTCTGACGATGGTAGAAGTAATACCCCCAACCCCGATGGGAATATCGACATGCCACTCCAGGAAACGATGCCAACCATCAAAGATGTTGACCACACCCGAGGCTCGTTATCGGCAGCTCTATTAATGATGACCTATGGTGATTATCAATGTCCCCAGTCTGGAAAAGCCCATCAAGCGGTAGAAAGACTACGCCACGTCCTCGGTAATCAGCTATGCTTTATTTTCCGCCATTTCCCAAGACCCGAAATTCATGCTCAATCTCAGAAAGCAGCAGCCATCGCTGAGGCTGCCGGAAGCCAGGGTAAGTTCTGGGAAATGCACGACAAGCTATTTGAAAATCAACAGGCCCTCGATGATGCCTCTCTCGTCGCATATGCCGATGAACTAGGACTGAATATCTGTCAATTTTTGCAAGAGATCGGCGGGCACGCCCACCACTCACAGATCCAAGCCAATGTGGAAAGTGGTCAACAGCAAGGCGTTCAGGAGACACCCACTGTGTTTATCAACATCCGCCAGAAAGGTGCGGTAAACATCGAGCCCTTTATCCAACAATTTTTGGATGTCATCGATCAGAGTGGTGACTGCACGTCCGTTATCAGAGCATCAGCAGTAGATCGGTCATAA
- a CDS encoding GAF domain-containing protein, which yields MTATANGHLPSPPDEPQRRDALLSGVAEAARRLLVVADFDAAVNGALDAIATSAGIDRIFIYQNHVDPQTQREFATCPYEWTVPEVVKSREISGQYPMLYSEIDGYRDWLNELKAGRSVQKLAQEMSAAGQAKQKQEQALSVLTVPIFIQGIYWGNFGFDDCTTARVWSEAEIAVLETAAANFAGALQRRASLADLESFNQQLQQRDALLNSVNAAAQCLVASEDFAQTIHEALKILGEGTQQDRVYVFENLLDPETKEILWALPYEWTTPGIPASTVVADALPLAMNAFPSHLVESMSQGQVVKLLTRDLDGVARDVNVAGQTQSLVAVPISVAGQWWGVLGFDDCTTERVWSDAEIAVLETAATCIGNAIERDRNLKQKEATALARATELEAHNQVLEGRDRILEATAAAANILLTIEDFDQAVNTALQIVGEAVDTDRVGIVEHLENPSETSFGLWQVVYEWNSPHTALVAHRHHPELMQGSYEGVAEHYAQFIRGEGFSFLIDDLSGPLHNIQQKIGVQSMHVVPILLQGRYWGIIYFDDCRVSRQRSDAELAVLKTVADCIGSAIERERLRDAELQNREAREAAERNVLLEREQAARDRVTELVKANDVIKETLDTLATEPELERFLGYVLQAIAQQFNAPLLEYWRHEDKTAYLELAVVNGEILVSEKLVGHHGVEGFPVPPPLIHNEKLLHRTQHIEADFSLNNPFASPIVQNVWTWCEQHGVTHPVDKAINFPVILGDRSYGSIAVLLPEGQTFSEHAVQLGYALTNQVALAVQLTHLAEQSRQSAIVQEREQAAQNRVAELAKANDVLKETLDTLAAEPELERFIGYVLQAASQQFNAPLVEYWHHSEQSVAYIEQAAVQGEIATAEQLAGHPGLEGFAVLSELVNEEQLQERLTHFLIDDLAADPLVAEVYPRLLRWCERQGVRPHREVNIPVTLGGTSFGSLVIYLPQSQQFSDEQIELGYALAHQMSLAIQLTQLSEETKRVALLEERDRISQQRAIELSQVSNVLKDSLNRLASEHDLDVFLGHVVDTINQQVGAAAGHIFLHDPKTDTLSQRLSVRFGQMTTGSAEHDPPIFHAPVPANITPAYALMCESREIILASMNSDEPLFWPGTLEWHRQMGHQEAAALALRAGDRAIGWLGLAFTDKNSLTPEEKELIFALADQAGLAIQMAQLAEETKQTAVIKEREQFAQTRATELETHNQVLEKRDRILEATATASNILLSDGDFDTAVSSALQVLGESVGCDRAFVAQQFNDPVGETLGFLRILYEWDSPGISSQTSDYEGLQDISWQDWSIEDWYYRNLNGKAFGQTIDNFSERFRQLQQEVGSQAVHNIPIFVEGSFWGVVGTDHCCEKRLLTDAELAVFKTAASCIGNAIEREQIRKAREAAERNVLLEREQFAQTRAVELENHNLVLEKRDRILEATAAAANVMLTAIDFDSAIHTALQIVGEGLEVDRINLGEHFEAISQQESGYHQFLYEWNTHNTPRQMDLPAFARISDSGMEFAVDALRRGDAFGGIVDELPEPFRSEQLGLGVMSTYAIPIHVDNNFWGVIAFDDCHQLTRRSEAELEALKTLANCIGNAIDRDRIRKEREAAILIRATELEAYNQALEERDLILEATAAVSNVLLTDIDFDTAFNEAMQIIGEAVGTDRVGIAENLADLTETEPGHWRVINEWTAPGITPVAQIHDPEPMQGSYAGAEQLYALHQRGDGFSLLTEQMTEPFRSSMTFVGVQTLHSVPIILRGNYWGTIVFGDCRQQRLRSSAELAALQTVADCIGNAIDRDRIRKEREAAAQARTTELETFNQQLQLRDSLLNSVNAAAQCLVATEDLSTALPAMLQILGEGTRQCRAYILQNSQDEQTHELIFNLTLEWNAPGIPTKREAGGRFPVPINAFPDHLTAPLKAGRSTQFLASELDGLDKRDQGQALSLVGVPITVEGEWWGLLGLDDCIYERVWSEAEIAVLETAATSIGNALERDLTRKEREAAANLRATELENHNLVLKKRDRILAATASAASSLLASEDFEQAVSLVLQTVGEALNTNEFGIVQTTGDPEDPASLRWAVLYKWDVEQGGSRATPEQPLEQGPCLQAWEWHQLLCRGHNFSATLDEMPEAFRQLSVQSGIQVRHGIPIFVAGQYWGMLGFSDRQGSPQRISAEFAALETAAACIGGAIEREQLRQAELLTRKAHEAAEREVLLAHERAARAVELETANQILSTRERWLDATAAAASELLANADVGASVDAALKTIGVNLGCDRIGIMQHFSEPTGLGYFRILYEWDSPNTLPQIVDPEINQLPANLFENWSRQLMADHWVGGLVAELDEPFRSTMQELNTLSTYAVPMFVEAEFWGLMFMDHCKEVRQLTPAELAVFNTAATCIGSAIYRDQMRAEREQAERDVLLQQEREQAAQQQATELAKANESLNRTIGALAENPELHEFLGLLLAELAQQTSACETHLFLYDAETHTLKQHCAVKDGHIYMGATPTDPDMFRHPFPADLTGAWQAILDAPNPLTFDDLGSWDESELSLWWPESIPWHRREGHRDVACARMKAGNQPIGFIGFAFRDRTSLTDGQLEFIQALTNQATLAIQLTRLAEQNQSAALVNERNRLAREIHDTLAQTFTGVSLQLEAVRGITTPANGAEPTLEDFNEAQTYIRRARDLARAGLSEARRSVRSLRSAALETDALPDALRKTLTQTTRDTGLETHFYLEGDPIPLPDDIQLNLLRISQEAVTNTLRYAQATQLDLTLSFTSQPNQQQVQLRVIDNGKGFDTTQLSQKGGFGLLGIRERTAHFEGTFELLSTPNIGTTLDIVIPLSP from the coding sequence ATGACTGCGACGGCGAACGGACATTTACCCTCTCCACCCGATGAGCCGCAGCGACGAGATGCGCTGCTGAGTGGGGTCGCCGAAGCAGCACGGCGGCTCTTAGTTGTCGCAGATTTTGATGCGGCAGTGAACGGGGCGTTGGATGCGATCGCAACCTCCGCTGGCATAGATCGCATCTTCATCTACCAAAACCACGTTGATCCTCAAACCCAAAGAGAATTTGCGACCTGCCCCTATGAGTGGACCGTCCCAGAGGTCGTGAAAAGTCGTGAAATATCGGGCCAATACCCGATGTTGTATAGCGAAATTGACGGCTATCGCGATTGGCTCAATGAGCTAAAGGCTGGTCGCTCAGTACAAAAGCTGGCCCAGGAAATGTCAGCAGCCGGCCAAGCGAAACAGAAACAAGAACAGGCGCTGTCAGTATTGACGGTGCCGATTTTTATACAAGGTATATATTGGGGCAATTTTGGCTTTGATGACTGCACCACTGCACGAGTGTGGAGCGAGGCAGAGATTGCGGTACTTGAGACGGCGGCAGCCAACTTTGCAGGAGCGCTGCAGCGGCGAGCAAGTCTGGCTGATTTGGAGAGCTTTAACCAGCAGCTACAGCAGCGGGATGCATTACTCAACAGCGTCAATGCGGCAGCACAATGTTTGGTGGCCAGTGAGGATTTTGCTCAGACCATTCATGAAGCACTCAAGATTTTAGGGGAAGGAACTCAGCAAGACCGAGTTTATGTGTTTGAGAATCTTCTCGATCCTGAAACAAAAGAGATTCTTTGGGCTCTCCCTTACGAGTGGACAACACCCGGCATTCCTGCCTCGACGGTGGTTGCCGATGCGTTACCTCTTGCAATGAATGCCTTCCCATCACATCTTGTCGAGTCAATGTCGCAAGGGCAAGTGGTCAAGCTTCTAACTCGCGACCTTGATGGTGTTGCACGAGATGTAAATGTAGCGGGCCAAACTCAATCCTTAGTCGCGGTTCCAATTTCGGTGGCAGGTCAGTGGTGGGGCGTACTGGGTTTTGATGACTGCACTACAGAGCGAGTTTGGTCTGATGCTGAAATTGCAGTTTTAGAGACGGCGGCGACCTGTATCGGGAATGCGATTGAACGCGATCGCAATCTAAAACAAAAGGAAGCCACTGCCTTGGCCCGTGCGACTGAGCTAGAAGCCCACAATCAGGTTTTAGAAGGGCGCGATCGCATCTTAGAAGCCACAGCAGCGGCGGCAAATATTCTGCTCACGATTGAAGACTTTGATCAGGCTGTCAACACAGCCCTGCAAATTGTTGGGGAAGCCGTTGACACCGATCGGGTGGGCATCGTTGAACATCTTGAAAATCCGTCAGAGACATCTTTTGGGCTGTGGCAGGTTGTCTATGAATGGAACTCTCCCCACACCGCCTTGGTTGCACATAGACATCATCCTGAACTGATGCAGGGTTCCTATGAAGGCGTTGCAGAACACTATGCACAGTTTATTCGGGGCGAAGGATTTAGTTTCTTGATCGATGATCTATCCGGACCCTTGCACAATATTCAACAAAAGATTGGCGTACAGTCAATGCACGTGGTTCCTATCCTGCTGCAGGGGCGCTACTGGGGCATTATTTACTTTGACGATTGTCGCGTATCACGACAGCGAAGCGATGCTGAACTAGCGGTTTTAAAAACTGTTGCCGACTGTATTGGAAGTGCTATTGAACGCGAACGACTTCGTGATGCAGAGCTACAAAATCGCGAAGCCCGCGAAGCTGCCGAGCGCAATGTGTTGTTAGAGCGCGAACAGGCAGCCCGAGACCGAGTGACAGAACTTGTCAAAGCTAATGATGTCATCAAAGAAACCTTAGACACATTGGCAACTGAGCCAGAGCTGGAACGTTTTTTGGGCTACGTATTGCAAGCCATTGCGCAGCAATTCAATGCACCTCTTTTAGAATACTGGCGGCATGAAGATAAAACTGCATACCTAGAGCTGGCTGTTGTAAATGGAGAAATCTTAGTCAGTGAAAAGCTTGTAGGGCATCACGGCGTTGAGGGTTTTCCGGTGCCGCCGCCATTAATCCATAACGAAAAACTTTTGCATCGTACTCAGCATATTGAGGCAGATTTTTCTCTCAACAATCCATTTGCTTCTCCTATTGTGCAAAACGTATGGACTTGGTGTGAACAGCATGGCGTAACTCACCCCGTAGATAAAGCAATTAACTTTCCGGTTATCCTTGGCGATCGGTCCTATGGGTCAATCGCTGTTTTATTACCTGAAGGACAAACATTCTCAGAGCATGCAGTACAGCTAGGCTATGCCCTCACCAATCAGGTCGCTTTAGCTGTTCAGCTCACTCACTTAGCTGAACAGAGTCGACAGTCTGCAATTGTTCAGGAGCGGGAACAGGCGGCCCAAAATCGGGTTGCAGAACTGGCCAAAGCAAACGATGTTCTCAAAGAGACATTAGATACATTGGCTGCTGAGCCAGAGTTAGAGCGTTTCATCGGCTATGTATTGCAGGCAGCATCGCAGCAGTTTAATGCGCCCTTAGTTGAATATTGGCATCATAGTGAACAAAGTGTGGCCTACATAGAGCAGGCTGCAGTTCAGGGAGAAATTGCAACTGCTGAGCAACTGGCTGGGCACCCTGGCCTTGAAGGGTTTGCCGTGCTGTCAGAACTGGTCAATGAGGAGCAACTTCAGGAACGGCTCACTCATTTCTTAATTGATGATTTGGCGGCTGATCCCTTAGTTGCTGAGGTATATCCAAGGTTGTTGCGCTGGTGCGAACGTCAGGGAGTACGGCCCCATCGGGAGGTCAATATTCCGGTGACTTTGGGAGGAACGTCCTTTGGGTCACTGGTGATTTATCTGCCCCAGTCGCAGCAGTTCAGCGATGAACAAATTGAGCTGGGCTACGCGCTGGCCCACCAAATGAGTTTGGCCATCCAGCTAACCCAGTTGTCAGAAGAAACTAAACGGGTAGCGTTGCTTGAAGAACGCGATCGCATCTCCCAGCAACGGGCCATTGAGCTATCTCAGGTCAGCAACGTTCTCAAAGACAGCCTCAATCGGTTAGCCAGTGAACATGATTTGGATGTGTTCTTGGGCCATGTCGTCGATACGATTAACCAGCAAGTTGGCGCAGCAGCAGGCCATATTTTTCTCCACGATCCAAAGACAGATACTTTGTCTCAGCGACTATCCGTCAGATTTGGCCAAATGACAACTGGCTCTGCTGAACATGACCCTCCAATTTTTCATGCTCCTGTGCCTGCAAACATCACACCTGCATACGCCCTAATGTGTGAGTCAAGGGAAATCATCCTAGCTAGCATGAATAGTGATGAGCCACTCTTCTGGCCAGGAACCTTGGAATGGCATCGTCAGATGGGGCATCAAGAGGCGGCAGCACTGGCCCTTAGAGCAGGCGATCGAGCGATCGGCTGGCTAGGTTTAGCTTTCACGGATAAAAACAGTCTTACCCCTGAAGAGAAAGAACTGATCTTCGCTCTTGCAGATCAAGCTGGTCTTGCCATTCAAATGGCTCAGCTTGCTGAAGAAACGAAACAAACAGCAGTGATCAAAGAGCGTGAACAGTTCGCTCAAACGCGCGCCACTGAGCTAGAAACACACAATCAGGTTTTAGAGAAACGCGATCGCATCCTTGAAGCGACAGCAACGGCCTCAAATATCTTGCTCAGTGATGGCGATTTTGATACGGCAGTCAGTTCAGCATTGCAAGTCTTAGGCGAAAGTGTAGGATGCGATCGCGCTTTCGTTGCTCAACAATTCAATGATCCAGTCGGTGAAACCCTCGGGTTCTTGCGAATTCTGTACGAATGGGATTCACCGGGTATTAGTTCACAAACGTCTGACTATGAAGGTCTACAGGATATCAGCTGGCAAGATTGGAGCATAGAAGATTGGTATTATCGCAACCTTAATGGGAAGGCATTTGGGCAGACAATCGATAACTTCTCTGAACGTTTCCGACAGCTGCAGCAAGAAGTTGGCTCCCAGGCCGTACACAATATTCCTATTTTTGTAGAAGGTAGCTTTTGGGGGGTCGTTGGAACTGATCACTGCTGCGAAAAGAGACTTCTAACAGATGCGGAGCTAGCGGTATTCAAGACGGCAGCAAGCTGTATTGGTAACGCGATTGAACGCGAACAGATCCGCAAAGCTCGCGAAGCCGCCGAACGGAATGTATTACTTGAGCGAGAACAATTTGCCCAAACTCGTGCTGTTGAGTTGGAAAACCACAATTTAGTTTTAGAGAAACGCGATCGCATCCTAGAGGCGACAGCCGCCGCTGCTAACGTGATGTTGACAGCCATTGACTTTGACAGCGCCATCCATACCGCCCTCCAAATTGTCGGTGAAGGTCTAGAGGTTGATCGCATCAACTTGGGAGAGCATTTTGAAGCAATCTCTCAGCAAGAGTCCGGCTATCACCAATTCTTGTATGAATGGAATACCCACAACACACCCAGACAAATGGATCTGCCTGCATTCGCACGGATCAGCGACAGCGGTATGGAATTTGCGGTTGATGCTCTGCGAAGAGGAGATGCCTTTGGCGGCATCGTTGATGAACTACCTGAACCCTTTCGCAGCGAGCAATTGGGGCTGGGCGTTATGTCTACCTACGCTATTCCCATCCACGTGGACAACAATTTTTGGGGAGTAATTGCCTTTGATGACTGTCACCAGTTAACTCGCCGCAGTGAAGCTGAACTCGAAGCTCTCAAAACCCTCGCCAACTGTATTGGTAATGCTATTGATCGCGATCGCATTCGTAAAGAACGTGAGGCCGCTATTCTAATCCGAGCAACAGAGTTAGAGGCGTACAATCAAGCCTTAGAAGAGCGTGATCTAATTCTGGAAGCCACTGCAGCAGTCTCAAATGTCCTGCTCACCGACATAGACTTCGATACAGCGTTCAATGAAGCCATGCAAATCATTGGTGAAGCCGTGGGCACCGATCGCGTTGGCATTGCTGAAAATCTTGCAGATCTCACTGAGACAGAACCAGGACACTGGCGCGTCATTAATGAATGGACAGCCCCTGGAATTACACCCGTTGCTCAGATCCACGATCCTGAGCCGATGCAGGGCAGCTATGCCGGAGCCGAACAGCTCTATGCCCTGCATCAAAGGGGAGACGGATTTAGCCTGTTAACTGAGCAGATGACAGAACCCTTCCGCAGCAGCATGACCTTTGTGGGTGTGCAAACCTTACACTCCGTTCCGATTATCCTGCGCGGCAACTATTGGGGAACGATCGTGTTTGGGGACTGCCGCCAACAACGACTGCGAAGTAGCGCTGAACTCGCTGCCCTGCAAACGGTGGCAGACTGCATCGGTAACGCCATTGACCGCGATCGCATTCGCAAAGAACGTGAAGCTGCTGCCCAAGCCCGCACGACTGAACTGGAAACCTTTAATCAGCAGCTACAGCTGCGAGACAGTCTCCTCAACAGCGTTAACGCTGCTGCCCAGTGCCTAGTTGCCACCGAAGATCTCTCCACCGCTCTTCCCGCGATGCTGCAAATCTTAGGGGAAGGGACAAGGCAATGCCGCGCCTATATCTTACAAAACTCACAAGATGAGCAAACCCACGAACTGATCTTCAACCTCACCCTCGAATGGAATGCTCCAGGCATTCCCACAAAACGGGAGGCGGGTGGCCGATTCCCAGTCCCCATCAACGCATTCCCTGACCACCTAACCGCCCCACTCAAAGCAGGGCGCTCTACCCAATTTCTAGCCAGCGAACTTGATGGATTAGATAAACGAGACCAGGGCCAAGCGCTTTCCTTGGTCGGAGTCCCCATCACTGTCGAAGGGGAATGGTGGGGCTTACTAGGACTCGATGACTGCATCTATGAGCGAGTTTGGAGCGAGGCCGAAATTGCTGTTTTAGAGACGGCGGCTACCTCAATCGGCAACGCTCTTGAGCGTGATCTGACCCGTAAAGAACGTGAAGCGGCAGCCAACCTGCGCGCCACTGAACTCGAAAATCATAATTTGGTGCTCAAGAAGCGAGATCGCATTTTAGCGGCTACGGCATCAGCGGCCAGTTCTCTGCTCGCCAGTGAAGACTTTGAGCAAGCCGTGAGCTTAGTGTTGCAAACCGTTGGTGAAGCCCTCAACACCAATGAATTTGGCATTGTACAAACGACAGGTGATCCTGAGGATCCGGCCTCTCTCCGCTGGGCTGTTTTGTACAAGTGGGACGTTGAGCAAGGGGGCTCTCGAGCGACCCCAGAGCAACCTTTGGAGCAGGGACCTTGTCTTCAGGCTTGGGAATGGCACCAACTGCTTTGCCGAGGACATAACTTCAGTGCCACGCTAGATGAAATGCCTGAGGCTTTCCGTCAACTTTCAGTTCAGTCGGGCATTCAGGTTAGGCATGGTATTCCTATCTTTGTCGCAGGGCAGTACTGGGGAATGCTAGGATTTTCTGATCGACAGGGAAGCCCGCAACGAATATCTGCTGAATTTGCAGCTCTAGAAACGGCAGCTGCTTGCATTGGCGGTGCTATTGAACGCGAGCAGCTGCGTCAAGCAGAACTCCTGACCCGAAAGGCCCACGAAGCAGCTGAACGTGAAGTTTTGCTCGCCCATGAACGTGCGGCCCGTGCGGTTGAACTTGAAACTGCCAACCAAATTCTTTCGACCCGAGAGCGTTGGCTAGACGCCACTGCTGCGGCTGCCAGCGAGTTGCTTGCTAATGCTGATGTGGGTGCCAGCGTTGATGCTGCGCTTAAGACCATTGGGGTGAACTTGGGTTGCGATCGCATCGGCATCATGCAGCACTTCTCAGAACCTACTGGCTTAGGATACTTTCGCATTCTCTACGAATGGGACTCCCCCAACACTCTCCCTCAAATTGTTGACCCCGAGATCAATCAGCTTCCCGCCAACCTGTTTGAAAACTGGTCTAGACAACTCATGGCAGACCACTGGGTCGGGGGGCTCGTCGCTGAGTTAGACGAACCCTTCCGCAGCACCATGCAAGAACTCAATACCCTCTCAACCTATGCTGTACCCATGTTTGTTGAGGCTGAGTTTTGGGGCCTCATGTTCATGGATCACTGTAAAGAAGTGAGGCAGTTGACCCCAGCAGAACTCGCCGTATTCAACACCGCCGCCACCTGCATCGGCAGCGCTATCTATCGAGATCAGATGAGGGCCGAACGAGAACAGGCTGAGCGCGATGTTCTACTGCAGCAAGAACGAGAACAAGCAGCCCAACAACAGGCTACCGAACTCGCTAAAGCCAACGAATCCCTGAATCGAACCATTGGGGCCTTAGCGGAAAATCCTGAATTACATGAATTTCTAGGATTGCTTTTGGCAGAACTTGCCCAGCAAACCAGCGCTTGTGAGACGCACCTTTTTCTCTATGATGCTGAAACCCATACGCTTAAACAGCATTGTGCAGTTAAGGACGGTCATATTTATATGGGGGCTACTCCCACCGACCCTGATATGTTTCGACATCCCTTCCCGGCAGATCTGACCGGAGCATGGCAGGCCATATTGGATGCTCCAAATCCCTTAACCTTCGATGACTTAGGCTCTTGGGACGAGAGCGAGCTTAGCCTTTGGTGGCCAGAGAGCATACCCTGGCATCGTAGAGAGGGGCATCGTGATGTGGCTTGCGCCCGCATGAAAGCCGGTAATCAACCCATTGGATTCATCGGCTTCGCCTTCCGAGATCGCACCAGTCTCACCGATGGTCAGCTTGAGTTTATTCAAGCCCTCACCAACCAAGCCACCCTTGCGATTCAGCTCACCCGTTTGGCAGAGCAAAACCAAAGTGCGGCCCTTGTCAACGAACGGAACCGTCTCGCTCGCGAAATTCACGACACTCTGGCTCAAACCTTTACTGGTGTTTCCTTGCAGCTCGAAGCTGTGCGTGGCATCACCACCCCCGCAAACGGAGCAGAACCCACCCTCGAAGACTTCAATGAAGCCCAAACCTATATCCGGCGCGCTCGTGACCTTGCCCGTGCCGGACTCTCTGAAGCGCGCCGCTCCGTCCGTTCTCTTCGCTCCGCCGCCCTAGAAACCGATGCCCTTCCCGATGCCCTCCGCAAAACCCTAACCCAAACGACCCGTGACACGGGCCTCGAAACCCATTTTTATCTCGAAGGTGATCCCATTCCCCTTCCGGATGATATTCAACTCAACCTGCTACGTATCAGCCAAGAAGCCGTTACCAATACCCTACGCTACGCCCAAGCCACTCAGCTTGACCTTACCCTGAGTTTCACCTCACAACCCAATCAACAACAAGTTCAGCTCCGCGTCATAGACAATGGCAAGGGCTTCGACACTACCCAACTTTCCCAAAAAGGTGGCTTTGGTCTCTTGGGTATTCGTGAACGTACCGCCCACTTTGAGGGCACTTTTGAACTACTCAGCACCCCAAATATTGGTACCACCCTCGATATTGTTATCCCTCTATCCCCGTAA
- a CDS encoding baeRF3 domain-containing protein has translation MTFLHETQLKELMESTGRPRVSIYMPTDLTEQQAPSAPIRLRRLLNEVQVQLATGKWFPFDAVALLRSLKALIEQHDFGQQRQGLAIFCSPEIFRTYSLPIRFRTLAIVTHRFHLKPLLPLLTENTKFLILAVHQNQPRLFRATQHSIEPLNLADVPQSLAKVLLRDNFEEQLQRYDRSTISHSPVDQRQGLDRADSEIFRRFQKINERVMSWRHDPQIPLLLMGTEALCSIYQRANPCTSILHTCRADNQELLSSESLHQYAWQTVAPHFQHVKQQAISQYRYLSSTEQTHTDLQGIVRAAHNGQVETLFVAAGRQIWGRFNPQTDKIELQKSRVEELDDLLNFAAVQTWLRGGQVHILEQMPFDNVPIAAILRR, from the coding sequence ATGACATTTCTACATGAGACCCAACTAAAGGAATTGATGGAGTCAACGGGTAGACCCCGGGTCTCGATCTATATGCCCACTGACTTGACAGAACAGCAGGCTCCCTCTGCTCCTATCCGTTTGAGGCGTCTACTCAACGAGGTTCAGGTCCAGCTCGCAACCGGAAAATGGTTCCCATTCGATGCCGTGGCGCTGCTTAGATCATTGAAGGCACTGATTGAGCAGCATGACTTTGGGCAGCAGCGGCAGGGGCTGGCAATTTTCTGTAGTCCAGAGATATTTCGCACCTACTCACTGCCCATCCGTTTCCGAACCTTGGCCATTGTTACCCATCGCTTTCATCTCAAACCTTTGCTGCCACTGCTCACGGAGAACACGAAATTTTTAATTCTGGCGGTGCACCAAAATCAGCCCCGACTCTTTCGGGCAACTCAACACTCCATTGAACCCCTTAATCTAGCGGACGTGCCTCAAAGTCTTGCGAAAGTCTTACTCCGCGACAATTTTGAAGAACAACTTCAACGTTACGATCGCAGTACCATCAGCCATTCTCCTGTTGATCAGAGACAAGGGCTTGACCGCGCAGATAGTGAAATTTTTCGCCGCTTTCAAAAGATCAATGAGCGAGTGATGTCTTGGCGGCATGATCCGCAGATACCTTTGCTCTTGATGGGGACGGAAGCTCTGTGTTCTATTTATCAGCGTGCTAATCCCTGTACGTCTATACTTCATACATGCAGAGCAGATAATCAAGAATTGCTCAGTTCTGAATCACTGCATCAGTACGCTTGGCAGACGGTTGCCCCCCATTTTCAGCACGTGAAGCAACAGGCGATCTCACAATACCGATATTTATCTTCAACAGAGCAAACCCATACCGATTTACAGGGTATTGTTCGAGCGGCTCACAATGGCCAAGTTGAGACTTTATTCGTGGCTGCTGGGAGACAGATCTGGGGTCGCTTCAATCCACAGACTGACAAGATTGAGTTGCAAAAAAGTAGGGTCGAGGAGCTAGACGATCTATTAAATTTTGCCGCAGTACAGACCTGGCTGCGGGGCGGGCAGGTTCATATTTTGGAGCAGATGCCTTTTGATAACGTTCCTATAGCCGCGATTCTCCGTCGGTAG